In Streptococcus oralis, a single window of DNA contains:
- a CDS encoding LCP family protein, whose product MNRRSKRTRSGNMKRNINIVLLTIYLLLGGFLLFLIFRHNILAFRYLNIISAVLVLLAALVGLLLIVYKKAEKFTVFFLTLAILVSSVSLYALQQFVGFTNHINSTSNYSEYSISVVVLKDSEINNVTQLDTVTGPTETDNDNIQKLLADIKTSQSKDLTVEKATSYLAAYKSLLSGETKAIVLNSVFENIIEAEYPDYASKIKKIYTKNLIKEVAAPKVSKNKAFNIYVSGIDTYGPISSVSRSDVNILMTVNRDTKKILLTTTPRDSYVPIADGGNNQKDKLTHAGIYGVDSSIHTLENLYGVDINYYVRLNFTSFLKLIDLLGGVDVYNDQDFTSLHGKFHFPVGNVHLDSEQALGFVRERYSLADGDRDRGRNQQKVIVAVIQKLTSTEALKNYDNIIQGLQDSLQTNMPLETMMDLVNTQLESGGNYKVNSQDLKGTGRMDLPSYAMPDSNLYMMEIDDSSLAAAKAAINDVMEGK is encoded by the coding sequence ATGAATAGACGTTCAAAGAGAACTCGTTCTGGCAACATGAAACGAAATATTAACATAGTCTTATTAACCATTTATCTACTGTTGGGTGGTTTTTTGCTGTTCTTGATTTTTAGACACAACATTTTAGCCTTTAGATACCTGAATATTATTTCTGCAGTTCTCGTTTTATTAGCTGCTTTAGTAGGACTACTGCTGATTGTTTATAAAAAAGCTGAGAAGTTTACGGTCTTCTTTTTGACGCTTGCCATCTTAGTTAGTTCAGTTTCTCTCTATGCTTTGCAACAGTTTGTCGGTTTTACCAATCATATCAATTCGACGTCAAATTACTCAGAGTATTCGATTAGTGTGGTCGTTTTGAAAGATAGTGAGATCAATAATGTGACTCAACTGGATACGGTTACGGGGCCAACAGAGACAGACAATGACAATATTCAAAAGTTGTTAGCAGATATTAAGACCAGCCAAAGTAAGGACTTGACAGTTGAGAAAGCGACTTCTTACCTAGCAGCTTATAAGAGTCTGCTTTCTGGTGAAACGAAAGCAATCGTCTTAAATAGTGTCTTTGAAAATATTATTGAAGCAGAGTATCCTGACTATGCTTCTAAAATCAAGAAAATATACACTAAAAATTTGATTAAAGAAGTTGCTGCGCCTAAGGTATCGAAGAATAAAGCTTTCAATATTTATGTGAGTGGTATTGATACCTACGGTCCAATCAGCTCAGTTTCGCGTTCAGATGTAAATATTTTGATGACGGTGAACCGTGATACCAAAAAAATCCTTCTCACTACAACTCCTCGTGATTCCTATGTTCCGATTGCGGATGGAGGAAACAATCAAAAGGACAAATTGACCCATGCAGGGATTTATGGAGTAGACTCGTCGATTCATACCCTGGAAAACCTATATGGTGTGGATATCAATTACTACGTCCGTTTGAACTTCACTTCTTTCTTGAAGTTGATTGACCTTTTAGGTGGCGTAGATGTTTATAATGACCAAGATTTCACATCTTTACACGGGAAGTTCCATTTCCCAGTTGGGAATGTCCACTTAGATTCTGAGCAGGCTCTGGGATTTGTTCGTGAGCGCTACTCTCTAGCAGATGGAGATCGTGACCGTGGACGAAACCAACAAAAGGTTATTGTAGCTGTGATTCAGAAATTAACATCAACTGAAGCTTTGAAGAACTATGACAATATTATTCAAGGATTACAAGATTCTCTTCAAACCAATATGCCTTTGGAAACCATGATGGATCTAGTCAATACTCAGTTAGAGAGTGGAGGAAATTACAAAGTCAACTCTCAAGACTTGAAGGGAACTGGTCGTATGGACCTTCCTTCTTATGCCATGCCAGATAGTAACCTCTACATGATGGAAATCGACGATAGTAGTTTGGCTGCTGCGAAAGCTGCTATCAATGATGTGATGGAGGGGAAGTAG
- the cps4B gene encoding capsular polysaccharide biosynthesis protein Cps4B → MIDIHSHIVFDVDDGPKSIEESKKLLREAYSQGVRTIVSTSHRRKGMFETPEEKIATNFLKVREMAKEVADDLIIAYGAEIYYTPDVVEKLEKKLIPTLNDSRYALIEFSMNTAYRDMHKGLSNILMLGITPVIAHIERYDALENNEKRVQELIDMGCYTQVNSSHVLKPKLFGETYKFMKKRAQYFLERDLVHVIASDMHNLDHRPPHMEEAYDIIAKKYGENKAKELFKENPRKIIMDQLI, encoded by the coding sequence ATGATAGATATCCATTCGCACATCGTTTTCGATGTGGATGATGGTCCAAAGTCAATAGAGGAAAGTAAAAAACTTCTTAGAGAGGCCTATAGTCAAGGAGTGAGAACAATCGTTTCAACTTCGCATAGACGAAAAGGGATGTTCGAAACTCCTGAAGAAAAAATCGCAACTAACTTTTTGAAGGTGCGAGAAATGGCTAAGGAAGTTGCTGATGACCTGATTATTGCCTATGGGGCTGAAATCTACTATACTCCGGATGTCGTTGAGAAGTTGGAAAAGAAATTAATCCCCACGCTCAACGATAGTCGCTATGCTTTGATTGAATTTAGCATGAATACAGCCTATCGGGACATGCATAAGGGGCTGAGTAATATTCTAATGCTGGGTATTACGCCTGTCATTGCCCACATTGAACGCTATGATGCTTTAGAAAATAATGAAAAGCGCGTGCAAGAGCTGATTGACATGGGATGTTATACTCAAGTCAATAGTTCTCATGTCTTGAAACCTAAACTCTTCGGAGAAACTTATAAATTCATGAAAAAGAGAGCTCAGTATTTCTTAGAGCGTGACCTCGTTCATGTAATCGCTAGTGATATGCACAACTTGGATCATAGACCTCCTCATATGGAAGAAGCCTATGATATCATTGCCAAAAAATACGGTGAAAACAAGGCCAAGGAACTCTTTAAAGAGAACCCAAGAAAAATCATAATGGATCAACTAATTTAG
- the cpsC gene encoding capsular polysaccharide biosynthesis protein CpsC: MKEQNMMEIDVFHLLKILWKRKLLIVLVAFVTGAVAFAYSSFIVKPEFTSTTRIYVVNRNQGDKPGLTNQDLQAGSYLVKDYREIILSQDVLEKVATDLKLDLPPKGLASKIKVTVPVDTRIVSISVTDRLPEEASRIANSLREVAAQKIISVTRVSDVTTLEEARPATSPSSPNVRRNTMLGFLAGAVVMVVTVLLVELLDTRVKRPEDIEDVMQIALLGVVPNLDKLK, from the coding sequence ATGAAAGAACAAAATATGATGGAAATTGATGTATTCCACTTGTTAAAAATTTTATGGAAACGAAAATTGCTGATTGTCTTGGTAGCATTCGTGACAGGGGCAGTAGCATTTGCTTACAGTAGTTTTATTGTGAAACCAGAGTTTACCAGTACTACTCGCATTTATGTGGTCAACCGTAATCAGGGAGATAAGCCAGGTTTGACCAACCAAGACTTGCAAGCTGGATCTTACTTGGTAAAAGACTATCGTGAAATCATTCTCTCGCAAGACGTTTTAGAAAAAGTTGCGACTGATTTGAAACTAGATCTCCCTCCAAAAGGTCTAGCTAGTAAAATTAAGGTAACAGTTCCAGTGGATACGCGTATTGTTTCTATCTCTGTGACAGATCGTTTGCCTGAAGAAGCGAGCCGCATCGCTAACTCTTTGAGAGAGGTTGCTGCTCAAAAAATCATCAGTGTCACGCGAGTTTCAGATGTGACAACGCTTGAAGAAGCTCGTCCTGCAACATCCCCATCGTCTCCAAATGTCCGTCGCAATACCATGCTTGGATTTCTTGCTGGCGCAGTTGTAATGGTTGTTACGGTTCTCCTAGTTGAGCTCTTAGATACACGAGTGAAACGTCCAGAAGATATCGAAGATGTGATGCAAATTGCGCTATTGGGAGTAGTTCCAAATTTGGATAAATTGAAATAG
- a CDS encoding tyrosine-protein kinase: protein MPTLEIVQKKLDLARKAEEYYNALRTNIQLSGNNLKVISITSVKPSEGKSTTSTNIAWAFARAGYKTLLIDADIRNSVMSGVFKSREKITGLTEFLSGTTDLSQGLCDTNVENLFVIQAGSISPNPTALLQSENFATMLDTLRKYFDYIIVDTAPIGVVIDAAIVTQKCDASVLVTATGETNRRDVQKAKEQLEQTGKPFLGIVLNKLNTSVEKYGSYGAYGNYGNYGKK, encoded by the coding sequence ATGCCAACATTAGAGATTGTACAAAAAAAATTAGATTTGGCAAGAAAAGCTGAAGAGTATTATAATGCGCTTCGTACCAATATACAGTTGAGTGGGAATAACTTGAAAGTTATTTCGATCACGTCTGTGAAACCGAGTGAAGGGAAGTCAACTACTTCTACAAATATTGCTTGGGCTTTCGCGCGTGCGGGCTATAAGACGCTGTTAATCGATGCCGATATTCGTAATTCTGTCATGTCAGGTGTTTTTAAATCACGCGAGAAGATTACTGGACTAACAGAGTTCTTATCTGGGACGACAGACCTATCACAAGGCCTATGTGATACCAATGTTGAAAACTTGTTTGTTATTCAAGCGGGTTCTATATCACCCAACCCAACAGCCTTGCTACAAAGTGAAAATTTTGCAACCATGCTTGATACCTTGCGTAAGTACTTTGATTACATCATTGTGGATACAGCGCCAATCGGAGTTGTCATCGATGCAGCTATCGTCACTCAAAAATGTGATGCTTCTGTTTTGGTAACTGCTACTGGTGAAACAAATCGTCGTGATGTCCAAAAAGCTAAAGAACAACTCGAACAAACAGGAAAACCATTCTTAGGAATTGTGCTTAATAAACTCAATACTTCAGTTGAAAAATATGGCTCCTATGGAGCATATGGAAACTATGGGAATTATGGCAAAAAATAA
- a CDS encoding sugar transferase: MEEKGLKITLVAIQSFLVILLAYLLSFVKETEIVNTSVIILFILHFFVFYISDYGHDFFKRGYLAEFINTTKYIVFFALAISISNFFLEDRFSISRRGMIYFLTIHSILLYLLNLCIKRYRKRIFPSLKGSKKIFLITATSRVEKVIDRLIESGEIFWNLVAVSVLDQPDFQHQSLTVVPAENILDFATHEVVDEVFINLPSEEYDIGEFISLFETMGIDVTVNLNAFNDNLGSDKKIREMAGLNVVTFSTKFYKTSHVVAKRIIDIVGSIVGLIICGLVSIVLVPMIRQDGGPAIFSQTRIGKNGRHFTFYKFRSMCVNAEQRKQELLAQNTMQGGMFKVDDDPRITPIGRFIRKTSLDELPQFWNVLMGDMSLVGTRPPTVDEYEKYTPEQKRRLSFKPGITGLWQVSGRSEIKDFNEVVKLDVAYIDDWTIWKDIEILLKTVKVVFMRDGAK; this comes from the coding sequence ATGGAAGAAAAGGGATTGAAGATTACTTTGGTGGCAATCCAGAGTTTTCTTGTCATTTTATTAGCATATTTACTTAGTTTTGTAAAGGAAACAGAGATTGTAAATACTTCTGTTATTATCTTGTTCATTCTTCATTTTTTTGTGTTTTATATCAGTGATTATGGGCATGATTTTTTTAAAAGAGGCTATTTAGCAGAGTTTATCAACACTACAAAGTATATCGTGTTCTTTGCTTTAGCTATCAGTATTTCGAATTTTTTCTTAGAAGATCGTTTTAGTATCTCTAGACGAGGGATGATTTATTTTTTGACAATACACTCTATTCTGTTGTATTTGTTGAATCTGTGCATTAAACGCTATAGAAAACGCATCTTTCCAAGTCTCAAGGGGAGTAAGAAGATATTCTTGATAACAGCTACCTCTAGGGTTGAAAAAGTCATCGATAGGTTGATAGAGTCGGGAGAAATTTTTTGGAATTTGGTGGCGGTCAGTGTTTTAGACCAGCCTGATTTTCAGCATCAATCCTTAACAGTTGTACCTGCTGAGAACATCTTAGACTTTGCTACTCATGAAGTTGTTGATGAGGTCTTTATCAATCTACCAAGTGAAGAGTACGACATCGGGGAGTTTATCTCACTTTTTGAGACAATGGGAATTGACGTGACAGTTAATCTCAATGCTTTTAACGATAATTTAGGTAGTGATAAAAAAATTCGTGAAATGGCAGGTTTGAATGTCGTAACTTTTTCAACAAAATTTTATAAGACGAGTCATGTGGTCGCTAAACGGATCATTGATATTGTCGGTTCGATTGTTGGATTAATTATTTGTGGTTTGGTGAGCATTGTTTTGGTTCCAATGATTCGACAAGATGGTGGGCCAGCGATTTTTTCTCAAACGCGTATTGGAAAAAATGGTCGACATTTCACTTTCTATAAATTTAGATCCATGTGCGTGAATGCTGAGCAGAGGAAACAAGAACTTTTGGCTCAAAATACCATGCAAGGTGGTATGTTTAAGGTTGATGATGATCCTCGTATCACACCAATTGGTCGCTTTATTCGTAAGACCAGCCTAGATGAGTTGCCACAGTTTTGGAATGTTCTCATGGGAGATATGAGTCTGGTTGGGACCCGTCCCCCAACAGTGGATGAGTATGAAAAATATACACCTGAGCAAAAACGTCGATTGAGTTTTAAACCTGGGATAACAGGCTTGTGGCAAGTCAGCGGGCGAAGTGAGATCAAGGATTTCAATGAAGTTGTCAAATTAGATGTGGCCTATATTGATGATTGGACTATTTGGAAAGATATTGAAATATTGTTAAAGACCGTTAAAGTTGTATTTATGAGAGATGGGGCAAAGTAA
- the cps2T gene encoding beta 1-4 rhamnosyltransferase Cps2T, whose protein sequence is MKKSVYIIGSKGIPAKYGGFETFVEKLTEYQKDSNIQYYVACMRENSAKSGITEDQFEHNGAICFNIDVPNIGPARAIAYDIAAVNKAIELAKENKDEAPIFYILACRIGPFISGLKKKIRAIGGSLLVNPDGHEWLRAKWSLPVRKYWKFSEQLMVKHADLLVCDSKNIEQYIQEDYKQYQPKTTYISYGTDTAPSILKAEDTKVRNWYQEKGVSENGYYLVVGRFVPENNYEAMIREFIKSKSKKDFVLITNVEQNKFYDQLLRDTGLDKDPRVKFVGTVYDQELLKYIRENAFAYFHGHEVGGTNPSLLEALASTKLNLLLDVGFNREVGEDGAIYWKKDELARVIEEVEGFDQVAITDLDFKSSQRILSAFTWEKIVSDYEEVFKG, encoded by the coding sequence ATGAAAAAGTCAGTTTATATCATTGGTTCAAAGGGGATTCCTGCCAAGTATGGAGGATTTGAAACCTTTGTTGAAAAATTAACCGAATATCAAAAAGACAGCAACATACAATACTATGTTGCTTGTATGCGTGAAAATTCAGCCAAGTCTGGTATTACGGAAGACCAGTTTGAGCACAATGGAGCCATTTGCTTCAACATCGATGTACCCAATATCGGACCGGCCCGCGCCATCGCTTACGATATTGCAGCAGTCAATAAGGCTATTGAATTGGCTAAGGAAAACAAGGACGAGGCTCCCATTTTTTACATTCTAGCTTGTCGCATCGGTCCTTTTATTTCTGGACTTAAGAAAAAAATTCGTGCGATCGGTGGCTCTTTGCTGGTAAATCCTGATGGCCATGAATGGCTGCGAGCAAAGTGGAGCCTGCCAGTTCGTAAGTACTGGAAATTTTCAGAGCAGCTCATGGTCAAACATGCAGATTTACTGGTCTGTGACAGTAAAAATATCGAACAATATATCCAAGAGGATTATAAGCAGTATCAACCAAAGACCACCTATATTTCCTATGGGACAGATACAGCCCCTTCAATCCTGAAGGCAGAAGATACCAAAGTTCGGAACTGGTATCAGGAAAAAGGAGTTAGCGAAAATGGCTATTATCTAGTAGTGGGACGATTCGTTCCTGAAAACAACTACGAAGCCATGATTCGTGAATTTATAAAGTCCAAGTCCAAAAAGGACTTTGTTCTCATCACAAATGTGGAGCAGAATAAATTTTACGACCAGTTGTTACGGGATACTGGTCTTGACAAAGATCCTAGGGTCAAATTTGTCGGTACTGTCTATGACCAAGAGTTGCTCAAGTACATCCGTGAAAATGCCTTTGCCTATTTCCATGGGCATGAGGTTGGAGGAACCAACCCTTCTCTACTGGAAGCTTTAGCATCCACAAAACTAAATTTGTTGCTAGATGTTGGCTTTAACCGTGAGGTTGGTGAAGACGGGGCCATTTATTGGAAAAAAGATGAGTTGGCTCGTGTCATTGAGGAAGTAGAAGGATTTGATCAGGTAGCAATAACTGACTTGGATTTCAAGTCAAGTCAAAGAATCCTCTCGGCTTTCACATGGGAAAAGATTGTGTCAGATTATGAAGAAGTGTTTAAAGGATAG
- a CDS encoding glycosyltransferase family 4 protein, translating into MKRILYLHAGAEMYGADKVLLELIKGLDSKEFEAHVILPNDGVLVEALRQVGAQVSVLDYPILRRKYFNPKGIADYIRSYNFYAKQIALYAREHSIDMVHNNTAAVLEGIYLKRKLKLPLIWHVHEIIVKPKAISDFINMLMGRYADKIVTVSQAVANHIKQSPFIKDSQVEVIYNGVDNAVYYPMDASSIREKFDIAQDALVIGMIGRVNAIKGQNDFIEAVEPLLEKNEQAVAFLAGGVFPGEEWRLEELDKRIASSSVVSQIHRIDYYDKTSELYNMFDIFVLPSIKPDSLPTVVLEAMACSKPVVGYNNGGIAEMVVDNKSGCLVKPNRPQELSNAISLLLDSSEKREKFGRVGYQRQKELFSLESYIKNFSELYKTDRKD; encoded by the coding sequence ATGAAACGGATTTTATACTTGCATGCTGGTGCAGAAATGTATGGAGCAGATAAGGTTTTATTGGAATTGATCAAAGGATTGGATTCCAAAGAATTTGAAGCTCATGTCATCTTGCCAAATGACGGTGTTTTAGTCGAGGCCTTGCGCCAAGTTGGGGCTCAGGTCAGTGTGTTGGATTATCCGATTTTACGAAGGAAGTATTTTAATCCTAAAGGCATTGCCGACTATATTCGCTCTTATAATTTCTATGCTAAGCAAATCGCTCTCTATGCTCGAGAACACAGTATAGATATGGTTCACAATAATACAGCGGCTGTTTTGGAGGGCATCTATTTGAAACGCAAGCTCAAGCTGCCTTTGATTTGGCATGTTCATGAGATTATCGTCAAACCCAAAGCTATTTCTGACTTTATCAATATGCTCATGGGACGATATGCAGACAAGATTGTGACGGTGTCCCAAGCGGTCGCTAATCATATCAAGCAATCTCCCTTTATCAAAGATAGCCAAGTGGAAGTGATTTATAACGGTGTCGATAATGCTGTCTATTATCCAATGGATGCGTCTTCTATTCGTGAAAAATTTGACATTGCGCAAGATGCACTTGTGATTGGCATGATTGGTCGGGTCAATGCTATCAAAGGACAAAATGATTTCATAGAAGCAGTCGAGCCACTTTTGGAAAAGAATGAGCAAGCGGTGGCTTTCCTAGCTGGAGGTGTTTTTCCTGGTGAAGAATGGCGCTTAGAAGAACTAGATAAGAGAATAGCTTCTTCATCTGTTGTGTCACAAATTCATCGTATTGATTACTACGATAAGACTTCTGAACTTTATAATATGTTTGATATCTTTGTCTTACCAAGTATAAAACCTGATTCCCTACCTACAGTAGTCCTAGAAGCCATGGCTTGTTCAAAACCAGTTGTTGGTTATAACAATGGGGGAATAGCTGAAATGGTAGTAGATAACAAAAGTGGTTGCTTAGTCAAACCAAATCGTCCTCAAGAACTTTCTAATGCCATTTCTCTCTTACTAGATAGTTCTGAAAAAAGAGAAAAATTTGGGCGAGTAGGATATCAGAGACAAAAAGAGCTGTTTTCTTTGGAGAGTTACATTAAGAACTTCTCGGAGCTGTATAAAACAGATAGGAAAGATTAG
- a CDS encoding Stealth CR1 domain-containing protein — MNKIDFVVTWVDGNDPVWQEKKSSYDGSVNTSKQSMNSVKAYREWGTFKYWFRGVEKFAPWVNKVYLVTDQQKPSWLDINSEKLVLVDHTEIICNDYLPVFSANPIESNIHRIPGLSEHFVFFNDDMYLTAPVEPTDFFSEDGLPKYNTALSPIIPERYGTGNFQINDMEIVTSYFSRNEILKNGQFFDPKQGLKSIVKSLLYRNSQFICGFWESHLPYPLLRSTMNLVWEKEKAVLERTSASRFRNPSDTNVWLFKYWQIASGKYAIGNPKLGGLFSLDNAGPDFWKILNSGKYQIMCINDGFNIQDEEQVMTDFIKAMDQLLPDRSSFEI; from the coding sequence ATGAATAAAATAGATTTTGTTGTTACTTGGGTTGATGGGAATGATCCTGTGTGGCAAGAAAAAAAATCAAGCTATGATGGCTCGGTTAATACTTCTAAACAGAGTATGAATTCAGTCAAGGCTTACCGAGAATGGGGGACCTTTAAATATTGGTTTAGAGGAGTTGAAAAATTTGCTCCTTGGGTTAATAAGGTCTACCTCGTGACCGACCAGCAAAAGCCAAGCTGGTTAGATATAAATAGTGAAAAATTGGTGTTGGTAGATCATACAGAGATTATCTGTAATGACTACCTGCCAGTTTTTTCTGCCAATCCTATCGAAAGTAACATCCATCGAATCCCTGGTCTCTCAGAGCATTTTGTTTTTTTTAATGACGATATGTATTTGACAGCTCCAGTCGAGCCGACAGATTTTTTCTCAGAGGATGGTTTACCCAAATATAATACGGCTCTTTCACCGATTATTCCTGAGCGATATGGAACGGGGAATTTTCAGATAAATGACATGGAGATTGTCACTAGCTATTTCAGTCGAAATGAAATTTTGAAGAATGGCCAATTCTTTGATCCAAAGCAGGGATTAAAAAGTATCGTTAAGTCGCTACTATACAGAAATAGTCAGTTTATCTGTGGTTTCTGGGAGAGTCATCTGCCCTATCCTCTACTAAGATCAACGATGAACTTGGTATGGGAAAAGGAAAAAGCTGTCTTGGAAAGAACCTCGGCTAGTCGCTTTAGAAATCCTTCTGATACCAATGTTTGGCTCTTTAAGTATTGGCAGATTGCCAGTGGTAAATACGCTATCGGAAATCCTAAGTTGGGAGGACTCTTTTCTTTGGATAATGCCGGACCAGATTTTTGGAAGATACTAAATTCTGGCAAATACCAAATTATGTGTATCAATGATGGATTTAACATTCAAGACGAGGAGCAGGTGATGACAGACTTTATTAAGGCTATGGATCAACTGCTTCCAGATAGAAGTTCATTTGAGATTTAA
- a CDS encoding glycosyltransferase family 2 protein, with translation MISVIVPVYNVEDYLHYAMESLEHQTYKYMEVLLIDDGSSDGSGHLCDQYAQQYDWVTSYHKVNGGLSDARNYGVLKAKGDWITFLDPDDYLEPCALELLAELQSRTQADMVSGKVEPTAHYHRFQNFHLDQLDLDQVKVYDKAKALTEMLYGDLVTVSACGKLYRKELLEKAPFPKGRIYEDLYVISEHLNQAQSVALYHLPIYHYYHRPGSITASAFTPKQYEFYEAIDHLKEVVNATYPESSELQEAIISRFFIGSLLIFTMIQDGNPAEFKRLQEKTRPYLPLVLKNARVSKKRRILYVLITKYPRFYYQFKKLKKS, from the coding sequence ATGATTTCGGTAATTGTGCCTGTTTATAATGTGGAGGACTACCTTCATTATGCCATGGAGAGTTTGGAACATCAGACTTACAAGTATATGGAAGTCCTCTTGATTGATGACGGTTCGAGTGATGGCTCAGGACACTTGTGTGACCAGTATGCCCAGCAATATGATTGGGTGACTAGCTACCATAAGGTCAACGGTGGCTTGTCTGATGCTCGGAACTATGGGGTCTTGAAAGCCAAGGGTGACTGGATTACTTTCCTAGATCCAGACGACTATCTGGAACCCTGCGCCTTGGAACTGCTAGCAGAGCTACAAAGTCGTACCCAAGCAGATATGGTGAGTGGCAAAGTAGAGCCAACAGCTCACTATCATCGTTTTCAAAATTTTCACTTGGATCAGCTTGATTTAGACCAAGTTAAGGTCTATGATAAGGCAAAGGCTCTGACTGAGATGCTTTATGGAGACCTTGTGACGGTCTCTGCTTGTGGGAAACTCTATCGGAAAGAACTTCTTGAGAAAGCTCCCTTCCCCAAAGGGCGCATCTACGAAGACCTCTATGTTATCAGTGAGCATCTCAACCAAGCCCAATCCGTGGCCTTGTATCATCTTCCGATTTACCATTATTACCATAGACCTGGTAGCATTACTGCCTCGGCTTTCACGCCAAAACAATACGAGTTTTACGAAGCAATTGATCATTTAAAAGAGGTTGTGAATGCAACCTATCCTGAGAGTTCAGAACTCCAAGAAGCTATCATTTCACGCTTCTTTATAGGAAGTCTTCTGATTTTTACGATGATTCAGGATGGAAATCCAGCAGAGTTTAAGCGTCTTCAGGAGAAGACGAGACCCTATTTGCCTCTTGTCTTGAAGAATGCTAGAGTTAGCAAGAAACGTAGGATCCTCTATGTTTTAATTACTAAGTATCCGCGGTTCTATTATCAATTTAAAAAGTTAAAAAAATCCTAA
- a CDS encoding flippase codes for MKVLKNYLYNLSYQLLVIVLPVITTPYITRVFSSNDLGSYGYYNSIVTYFILLATLGVANYGTKEISGHRKEVEKTFWGIYSLQVLSTCLAVILYISVCLLVPSMNNPIAYILGFSLLSRGFDISWLFQGLEDFKKITARNTMVKLLGVVSIFLFVKKPSDLYLYIILLVAYDLLGQLSMWLPAREHIRKPHLDIAYAKEHIKPVILLFLPQIAISLYITLDRTMLGALSSTKDVGIYDQALKLLNILLTLVTSLGSVMLPRVSNLLSLGNQKAVNKLHEMSFLVYNLVIFPMIAGILIVNKDFVNFFLGQDFQDARYAIAIMVFRMFFIGWTNIMGIQILIPHNKNREFMLSTTIPAIFSVGLNLLLIPPLGYIGASIVSVATEGLVWLIQLYFTRSYLKEVKILPSMLKILLAALLMYGALYSAQAFMHFSSVVNVLIYAALGFLVYGGLVLVLRVLDFQELKSVLKK; via the coding sequence GTGAAAGTATTAAAAAATTATTTATATAATCTTTCTTATCAGCTGTTAGTAATCGTTTTACCAGTCATTACTACACCCTATATTACTCGGGTTTTCTCATCCAATGACTTAGGTTCCTATGGGTACTACAACTCAATAGTAACTTACTTTATACTCTTAGCGACACTTGGGGTGGCCAATTATGGGACCAAGGAAATTTCTGGCCATCGTAAGGAAGTTGAAAAGACCTTCTGGGGTATTTACAGTTTACAAGTCCTTTCAACCTGTTTAGCGGTTATACTTTATATAAGTGTTTGTTTGCTTGTACCGTCAATGAACAATCCAATTGCCTATATACTTGGCTTTAGTTTGCTGTCTCGTGGTTTTGATATTTCTTGGCTTTTTCAAGGGTTAGAAGATTTCAAAAAAATCACAGCTCGTAACACAATGGTCAAACTTCTAGGTGTTGTATCGATATTCCTATTTGTTAAGAAACCATCTGACTTGTACTTGTATATCATCCTCTTGGTTGCCTATGATCTACTAGGTCAGTTGAGTATGTGGCTTCCTGCTCGGGAACACATTCGCAAGCCGCATCTGGATATAGCCTATGCCAAAGAGCATATCAAACCAGTCATTCTCTTGTTTCTGCCACAGATTGCCATTTCACTCTACATCACGCTAGATCGCACGATGCTAGGTGCCTTGTCTTCGACTAAGGATGTTGGGATCTATGATCAAGCCTTGAAATTATTGAATATTTTGTTAACCTTGGTAACGTCGCTTGGTAGTGTTATGTTGCCTCGGGTCTCCAATCTTCTCTCATTAGGCAATCAAAAGGCGGTTAACAAGTTACATGAAATGTCTTTCTTAGTGTATAATTTAGTCATCTTCCCGATGATTGCGGGGATTTTGATTGTTAACAAAGATTTTGTCAATTTTTTCTTAGGACAAGACTTCCAAGATGCTCGCTATGCGATTGCCATCATGGTCTTTAGAATGTTCTTTATTGGCTGGACTAATATCATGGGAATTCAAATCTTGATTCCTCACAATAAGAATCGTGAATTTATGCTGTCAACAACTATTCCAGCTATTTTCAGTGTAGGCTTGAATCTCCTCTTGATCCCACCTCTGGGCTATATTGGAGCTTCAATTGTATCTGTTGCGACTGAAGGTTTGGTCTGGCTGATCCAACTCTACTTTACACGTTCGTATCTAAAAGAGGTCAAGATTCTACCATCCATGCTAAAAATACTTCTAGCAGCACTACTAATGTACGGCGCCCTGTATTCTGCACAAGCTTTCATGCACTTCTCATCTGTTGTGAATGTCTTGATTTATGCTGCCCTTGGCTTCCTAGTCTACGGTGGCTTGGTTTTGGTCTTACGTGTCTTGGATTTTCAAGAACTAAAAAGTGTTTTAAAGAAATAA